A genomic segment from Janibacter sp. DB-40 encodes:
- a CDS encoding 5-oxoprolinase subunit PxpA — MSTSTAKLVDLNADGGESFGRWTLGADESLAPMISSLNVACGWHAGDPATMATSVALAKEHGVGLGAHPGFPDLTGFGRRAMAFSPTEAAQAVLYQTGALRAFADQLGVPLRHVKPHGSLYGLLMKDDDAADAVADAVAEVDPTLFIVLEAGHCADRQRERGHKVAAEAFADLEYTDDGHIIIDPKNQRRDPQWCADQVADILQGRVRSVNGVVSSIRADTVCLHSDRPGAVDNARAVVDRMTSLGWTIRSLHQIDQEGS; from the coding sequence ATGAGTACCAGCACCGCGAAACTCGTCGATCTCAACGCGGACGGTGGTGAGAGCTTCGGTCGGTGGACCCTGGGTGCCGACGAGTCCCTGGCCCCGATGATCTCCTCGCTCAACGTGGCCTGCGGGTGGCACGCCGGTGACCCGGCGACCATGGCCACCTCCGTCGCGCTCGCCAAGGAGCACGGGGTCGGGCTCGGCGCGCACCCGGGTTTCCCCGACCTCACCGGCTTCGGACGCCGCGCGATGGCCTTCTCCCCGACGGAGGCGGCGCAGGCAGTGCTCTACCAGACCGGAGCCCTGCGGGCCTTCGCGGACCAGCTGGGCGTCCCCCTTCGTCACGTCAAGCCCCACGGCAGCCTCTACGGGCTGCTGATGAAGGACGACGACGCGGCCGACGCCGTCGCCGACGCCGTCGCGGAGGTGGACCCGACCCTCTTCATCGTGCTGGAGGCCGGGCACTGCGCCGACCGGCAGCGCGAGCGCGGCCACAAGGTGGCTGCGGAGGCCTTCGCCGACCTCGAGTACACCGACGACGGGCACATCATCATCGACCCGAAGAACCAACGGCGCGACCCCCAGTGGTGCGCCGACCAGGTCGCCGACATCCTCCAGGGGCGGGTCCGGTCGGTCAACGGGGTGGTCTCCTCGATCCGGGCGGACACCGTCTGCCTGCACTCGGACCGACCGGGGGCGGTGGACAACGCCCGTGCCGTCGTCGACCGCATGACCAGCTTGGGGTGGACGATCCGGTCCCTCCACCAGATCGACCAGGAGGGTTCATGA